In Numidum massiliense, a single genomic region encodes these proteins:
- the opp4B gene encoding oligopeptide ABC transporter permease produces the protein MLTYSLRRLLGMIPILIILSIVVFSLAKLMPGDALGGEIDPTNTNPEYIAEMREKLGYNDPIHIQYLRWAKGVLNGDFGNSFVYKVPVTELIAERLPNTLFLAVISLIISYILAFAMGMYSGRKPYTLGDNLVSVYNYVGLAIPSFVAAIVAIYFFSFKLGWFPSSGSVAIGLDEGTLDYWLSRFYHVLLPSFVLGMLSTASYTQYLRNDIVENSGKDYVRTARAKGTKESTIYNKHILRNSVIPLITFIGFDIAALVGGAVITETIFTYPGIGQLFLDSITRRDYAVVMAVTLFLSFFTLLGNLIADILYGLVDPRIRYD, from the coding sequence GTGCTGACCTATTCGCTCCGCAGATTACTCGGAATGATCCCCATCCTTATCATTCTCTCCATCGTGGTGTTTTCCCTGGCAAAATTAATGCCAGGGGACGCCCTCGGTGGCGAGATTGACCCGACAAATACGAATCCGGAATACATCGCAGAAATGCGGGAAAAACTCGGCTACAACGATCCGATTCACATCCAGTATTTACGTTGGGCGAAAGGTGTGTTGAACGGGGACTTCGGAAATTCTTTTGTGTATAAAGTACCGGTGACTGAATTAATCGCTGAACGGTTGCCGAATACGCTGTTTTTGGCGGTTATATCGCTAATCATTAGTTATATTTTAGCTTTTGCGATGGGGATGTACTCCGGTCGCAAGCCGTACACGTTAGGAGACAATCTCGTTTCGGTGTACAACTACGTCGGCTTGGCGATCCCATCCTTCGTCGCTGCGATCGTCGCGATTTACTTTTTCTCCTTTAAGCTCGGCTGGTTCCCGTCGAGTGGTTCGGTGGCGATCGGTCTGGACGAGGGGACACTCGACTACTGGTTGAGCCGCTTCTATCACGTCTTATTGCCCTCTTTCGTGTTAGGGATGTTGTCGACGGCTTCGTACACGCAATACTTGCGTAACGACATTGTCGAGAACAGCGGGAAAGACTACGTCCGTACGGCTCGGGCGAAAGGGACGAAAGAGTCGACGATCTACAATAAGCACATTTTGCGCAACTCGGTCATCCCGCTCATTACGTTTATCGGTTTTGACATTGCAGCATTAGTAGGTGGCGCAGTCATTACGGAAACGATCTTTACCTACCCGGGAATTGGCCAACTCTTCTTAGATTCCATTACGCGGCGCGACTACGCTGTCGTTATGGCTGTGACCTTATTTTTGTCGTTCTTTACGTTACTCGGGAACTTAATTGCGGACATTTTGTACGGCTTGGTCGATCCGCGGATTCGCTATGACTAA
- the opp4C gene encoding oligopeptide ABC transporter permease, which yields MKTAVEPSSELVNAKQKSLSPWAIARRKFLQDRLAVVAACFLLFVMLCAFIAPFVLPTDLSRVDVSKISLSPSEEHWLGTDKNGRDVFTRLFYGGRVSLIVGLGGTLLATLIGTLIGSLAGYFGGIVDRFLMRVTDFVLVLPFLIFVIVLNTILMGKVSGVWVLILVFGFMSWGGLARIVRSKILSEKENEYIMSATSIGCTPGQVIVKHLLPNVLSVIIVHATLQFATMIVAETGLSFLGFGVPPEIPSWGNMLHEARESDVLQNKLWMWVPPAVAITLTILSIRFVGEGLKDALNPKSTR from the coding sequence ATGAAAACAGCGGTTGAACCATCGAGTGAATTAGTGAACGCAAAGCAAAAAAGTCTTTCCCCTTGGGCGATCGCGCGGCGCAAGTTTTTGCAAGACCGTCTGGCTGTCGTGGCCGCGTGTTTCTTGTTGTTCGTCATGCTGTGTGCGTTTATCGCACCGTTCGTCTTGCCGACCGATTTGAGTCGCGTCGACGTGAGCAAGATAAGTCTGAGCCCGTCGGAGGAACATTGGCTAGGCACAGATAAGAACGGGCGCGACGTGTTTACGCGTTTATTTTACGGGGGAAGAGTTTCACTGATTGTCGGTCTCGGCGGTACACTGCTCGCCACGTTAATCGGCACGCTAATCGGTTCACTCGCCGGTTATTTTGGCGGCATCGTCGACCGCTTCTTAATGCGTGTCACCGATTTTGTACTCGTGTTGCCGTTTTTGATCTTTGTGATCGTGTTAAATACGATTTTAATGGGGAAAGTGTCTGGCGTGTGGGTACTCATACTCGTGTTTGGCTTTATGTCGTGGGGGGGTCTGGCGCGGATCGTGCGCAGTAAAATACTGTCGGAAAAAGAGAATGAGTATATTATGAGTGCCACGTCGATCGGCTGTACGCCGGGACAAGTGATCGTGAAGCACTTGCTGCCCAACGTGTTATCGGTCATCATCGTGCACGCGACATTGCAGTTTGCCACGATGATAGTCGCCGAAACGGGCTTAAGTTTCCTCGGGTTCGGCGTGCCGCCGGAAATACCGAGCTGGGGGAACATGCTCCACGAAGCGCGTGAATCAGACGTGCTACAAAACAAGCTTTGGATGTGGGTGCCACCGGCAGTGGCGATTACGTTAACGATTTTGTCGATCCGCTTCGTCGGTGAAGGGTTAAAAGACGCCCTCAATCCGAAATCGACGCGTTAA
- a CDS encoding ABC transporter substrate-binding protein: protein MRVDDELKYQPHIAEWETKDNKVYTFKFKKGVKWHNGEELTVEDWKYALEVIAHKDYDGSRFKNVEKIEGVPSYHKGKAKVINTPIPSNHWVSADEKELTQYTYDPEEHCFLESRTLGERKIGTIVGRCVK, encoded by the coding sequence TTGAGAGTTGACGACGAACTAAAATATCAGCCGCACATTGCCGAGTGGGAGACGAAAGACAACAAAGTGTACACGTTCAAGTTCAAAAAAGGCGTCAAATGGCACAACGGAGAGGAGTTAACCGTCGAAGACTGGAAGTACGCCCTTGAAGTGATCGCGCACAAAGATTACGATGGCTCGCGGTTCAAAAACGTGGAAAAGATCGAAGGCGTGCCCTCTTATCACAAAGGGAAAGCGAAAGTGATCAACACGCCGATTCCGTCGAACCACTGGGTCTCCGCGGATGAAAAGGAACTGACGCAGTACACGTACGATCCGGAAGAGCACTGCTTTCTGGAATCGCGGACGCTGGGTGAACGAAAAATCGGAACAATTGTTGGAAGATGCGTTAAGTGA